One region of Salvelinus sp. IW2-2015 linkage group LG6.1, ASM291031v2, whole genome shotgun sequence genomic DNA includes:
- the LOC111964995 gene encoding semaphorin-4A, with amino-acid sequence MAYGRLAWRLSALLGLLLTPSLGLEPPRISFPLESSARPLPLFSQPDIKNTTTLLLSDDGSTLFVGAQDAVLSLDVSQPDVITMKTKMEWKPPPDILHKCTTKGKKKTTDCPNFVRVLQPINATHLYACGTFAYNPHDTYMDTDTLTMAKVPRKYNNGKGCCPFSPYQRNTAISVDGELFTATTNDFMGNTPMVSRHLSKDGRPDVSQDTSVTLNEPTFVSSASDTSEGKVYFFFSEVGNEYTFLDEFKVARVAQVCKDDIGGERILQKRWTSFAKAELLCRPPKELPFNIIQDVFTLAPSEGYSTQDIIFYGIFTSQWSVASGQSAVCAFRLGDIKDVFAGNYKIFQNHQWSPRVDKSSNLGKCGLDNASDTTLMAVKESFLASGSVRPIGSAPVLNSPDQRYSRIAALRTKAANGQDYTILFLLSESGFLHKAVLLNKDTHIIEEIQVFRQPQLVKNILLTTSKGVLYVGTSEGVTQVPVAQCSSYKSCAQCVLARDPLCGWDPASGHCASVSAIPANARQDVEHGNVMKECQGSLTAKPLPVEVYAQLNEVVRLKCSTSSNLATLSWKSAKASALPHHLFFHSRDKNLVFIATPDTFGIYHCISVERGYEETAAIYTVRQSVSPRAIDSPAIQIRITTTETKDQMTTMTEIPSDTEKLDLINFGEDPVITTDTQSTAENLEDKTPDTNSSTEKPEDMTPDPQSSSEKPEDIVNHKEPLTAKNYHSELVAVSFLLAVCVCVLVLGGLYGWHLQGRYKLGPSDTADGGYKEENDPLEVSSPSIKKAE; translated from the exons AAAGCTCAGCGAGACCTCTTCCCTTATTCAGCCAACCAGACATTAAAAACACCACCACACTGTTGCTAAGTGACGACGGCTCCACTCTGTTTGTAGGGGCACAAGATGCTGTGCTCTCATTGGATGTCAGCCAGCCTGATGTCATAACCATGAAGACTAAG ATGGAATGGAAGCCCCCTCCAGATATTCTTCACAAGTGTACCACCAAGGGCAAGAAGAAAACG ACGGACTGTCCCAACTTTGTGCGAGTGCTGCAACCCATCAATGCCACCCACTTGTATGCCTGCGGAACATTTGCATACAACCCTCATGATACCTATATG gaCACAGACACTCTCACCATGGCCAAAGTCCCCAGGAAGTACAATAACGGAAAAGGTTGCTGCCCGTTCAGCCCATATCAAAGAAACACAGCCATCTCTGTTG ATGGTGAGCTTTTCACAGCCACTACAAATGACTTCATGGGTAATACACCAATGGTCTCCCGCCATCTCAGTAAAGATGGTCGCCCAGATGTTAGCCAGGATACCTCAGTGACCTTGAATG AACCCACTTTCGTCAGTTCCGCATCTGACACCAGCGAGGGGAAGGTGTACTTCTTCTTCAGTGAAGTTGGAAATGAGTACACCTTCCTGGATGAGTTCAAAGTAGCGCGGGTAGCCCAGGTCTGCAAG GATGACATTGGGGGAGAGCGCATCCTGCAGAAACGCTGGACTTCCTTTGCTAAAGCCGAACTTCTCTGCCGGCCTCCCAAAGAGCTGCCTTTCAATATCATCCAGGATGTGTTCACCCTCGCTCCATCAGAGGGCTACTCCACACAAGATATTATTTTCTATGGTATCTTCACATCCCAATG GTCAGTGGCTTCAGGGCAGTCTGCTGTGTGTGCCTTTCGGCTTGGGGACATCAAAGATGTGTTTGCTGGGAATTACAAGATATTCCAAAACCACCAATGGAGTCCTCGCGTGGACAAGAGTAGCAACCTGGGCAAG TGTGGGTTGGACAATGCCTCAGACACCACTCTAATGGCAGTTAAAGAAAGTTTCCTAGCCAGTGGAAGTGTGCGTCCGATAGGCAGTGCACCAGTTCTCAACTCCCCTGACCAGCGCTACAGTCGGATTGCTGCACTACGGACAAAAGCGGCCAATGGACAGGACTACACCATACTCTTCCTGCTTAGTG AGTCTGGGTTTCTCCACAAAGCTGTGCTGTTGAACAAGGATACCCACATCATAGAGGAGATCCAAGTGTTCAGACAACCACAGCTGGTGAAAAACATACTTCTCACCACCTCCAAG GGTGTGCTTTATGTGGGGACCTCTGAAGGGGTGACCCAGGTGCCTGTAGCCCAGTGCTCGTCCTATAAGAGCTGTGCCCAGTGTGTTTTGGCACGAGACCCCCTCTGTGGCTGGGACCCTGCCAGTGGACACTGTGCCAGTGTGTCTGCCATTCCAGCCAATGC ACGGCAGGATGTGGAGCATGGCAACGTGATGAAGGAGTGTCAAGGTTCCCTCACAGCTAAACCTCTGCCAG TGGAGGTGTACGCACAGCTAAATGAAGTAGTGAGGTTGAAGTGTTCCACAtcctccaatctggcaaccctgaGTTGGAAGTCCGCCAAAGCCAGCGCTCTGCCCCACCACCTCTTCTTTCACTCTAGAGATAAGAATCTGGTCTTCATAGCCACACCTGACACCTTCGGAATCTACCACTGCATCTCTGTGGAGAGGGGTTATGAGGAGACAGCAGCTATTTACACTGTGAGACAGAGTGTCTCTCCTCGGGCCATTGATTCTCCAGCCATTCAAATTCGGATCACCACCACAGAGACTAAAGACCAGATGACCACCATGACGGAGATTCCAAGCGACACTGAGAAGCTAGACCTCATCAACTTTGGGGAGGATCCAGTcatcaccacagacacacagtccaCGGCTGAGAATCTAGAGGACAAGACTCCAGACACCAATTCCAGTACTGAGAAACCAGAGGATATGACCCCAGACCCCCAGTCCAGCAGTGAGAAACCAGAAGACATTGTCAACCACAAGGAACCCTTAACAGCCAAGAATTACCATAGTGAATTGGTGGCAGTATCATTtctcctggctgtgtgtgtttgtgtgctagtGCTAGGAGGGCTCTATGGGTGGCACCTGCAGGGCAGATATAAATTGGGCCCCTCGGACACTGCAGACGGGGGATACAAGGAAGAGAATGACCCCCTGGAAGTCTCATCTCCCTCTATAAAGAAGGCAGAATGA